Proteins found in one Salvelinus alpinus chromosome 11, SLU_Salpinus.1, whole genome shotgun sequence genomic segment:
- the LOC139534150 gene encoding protein-methionine sulfoxide oxidase mical3b-like isoform X2 gives MEFPGCPAAAGVAVGDEAEQAEKEGHAQVLFDEFVQASTCRTTLRAFNLLCEHLQLTHTHTQPQTYSATQPQRPFYHTLKERLSYWKANALWAKLDKRAAHHEYGKGRVCANTTCVIIGAGPCGLRTAVELGFLGARVVLLEKRDAFSRNNVLHLWPFTIHDLRGLGAKKFYGKFCAGAIDHISIRQLQLVLLKVALLLGVEVHVNVEFKGLVEPPADQEQQKVGWRVEVKPKSHPINQLQCDVVIGADGRRNTLPGFRRKEFRGKLAIAITANFMNRNTTAEAKVEEISGVAFIFNQRFFQELRDATGVDLENIVYYKDDTHYFVMTAKKQSLLEKGVILRDSADTETLLSRGNVDQNALLAYAREAADFSTNHQLPSLDFAMNHYGQPDVALFDFTCMYASENAALVRQRHGHHLLVTLVGDSLLEPFWPMGTGIARGFLAALDSAWMVRSWAQGLAPLDILAERESLYRLLPQASPENVNKNFGQYTVDPATRYPNINPQLITPAQVGHLIYTEESGGSGADQEPRPRSPLPKLLRQESFSRSSKLLSWCQQQTQGYRGVAVSDLTTSWKSGLALCALIHHYRPDLIDVDSLKEDEGEENMRLGLEVAEKEFGISPVMTVEEMSSVSETDTLCMVMYLSQFHQLFKDALPPSESQTESPDGRAAVIGPASLLSRLGHSPSRKRNPKEQKEKDAVGKRRKTSRPCLEDVRQDLRLVDSYEEEAALCSVGGASQSRVRSMANQLLAKFEENAPCPSSTPAAVLRRQKYVQMYTGGVSSLAEQISSQLQSQESPSPQHTPDRKESAGVHSVLAGPGPGPGPGGASDVCFFCSKRVYVMERLSAEGLFFHRSCFQCDHCSSTLRLASYAYDRPNGKFYCKPHYDLRLVGPVQRKRPAPPTSDQHPAPYERTPSQRTLLESPAALSTNPRSSVTVMTADRRSSVASLIGSGSGLVKLLCVCVCVYVCVCVLSGISD, from the exons ATGGAGTTCCCAGGGTGCCCAGCTGCTGCCGGCGTTGCCGTGGGCGACGAGGCGGAGCAGGCGGAGAAGGAGGGCCACGCCCAGGTTCTATTTGATGAGTTTGTCCAGGCGTCTACCTGCAGAACGACACTCCGTGCCTTCAACCTGCTGTGTGAGCACcttcagctcacacacacacatactcagccACAGACATACTCCGCAACGCAGCCGCAGAGGCCTTTCTACCACACCCTCAAAGAACGCCTCAGCTACTGGAAGGCAAACGCACTGTGGGCCAAACTGGACAAACGGGCGGCCCACCACGAATACGGGAAGGGCCGTGTCTGTGCCAACACCACG TGTGTGATCATCGGGGCGGGGCCATGTGGTCTGCGTACAGCAGTAGAGCTGGGGTTCCTGGGGGCCAGAGTGGtgctgctggagaagagagatgcCTTCTCCAGGAACAACGTCCTTCACCTCTGGCCTTTCACCATCCACGACCTCAGGGGCCTCGGGGCCAAAAAGTTCTACGGCAAGTTCTGTGCTGGAGCCATTGACCACATCA GTATACGGCAGTTACAGTTGGTGTTATTAAAGGTGGCTCTGTTGCTGGGGGTGGAAGTCCATGTCAACGTAGAGTTCAAGGGACTGGTGGAGCCACCTGCGGACCAGGAGCAACAGA agGTAGGCTGGAGGGTGGAGGTGAAACCCAAGTCTCACCCTATTAACCAACTGCAGTGTGATGTGGTGATCGGAGCTGATGGACGAcggaacacactgccag GGTTCAGGCGTAAGGAGTTCCGTGGCAAGCTGGCCATTGCCATCACAGCTAACTTCATGAACCGTAACACCACGGCTGAGGCCAAGGTGGAGGAGATCAGCGGAGTGGCCTTCATCTTTAACCAGAGGTTCTTTCAGGAGCTACGGGACGCCACGGGAGTGGACCTGGAGAATATAGTGTACTACAAGGACGACACGCACTACTTTGTGATGACGGCTAAGAAGCAGAGTCTGCTGGAGAAAGGAGTCATTCTGCGG GACTCTGCAGACACAGAAACACTTCTCTCACGGGGAAACGTGGACCAGAATGCGCTGCTGGCCTACGCCCGCGAGGCGGCGGACTTCTCCACCAATCACCAGCTGCCGTCCCTGGACTTTGCCATGAACCACTACGGGCAGCCTGATGTTGCCTTGTTTGACTTCACCTGTATGTACGCGTCAGAGAACGCTGCACtggtcagacagagacatggacaccATCTGCTGGTCACACTGGTGGGAGACAGCCTTCTGGAG CCGTTCTGGCCCATGGGGACAGGTATAGCACGGGGGTTCCTGGCAGCATTGGATTCTGCCTGGATGGTACGGAGCTGGGCTCAAGGCCTCGCCCCCCTGGACATACTTGCTGAAAG AGAGAGTCTGTATCGCCTCCTTCCTCAGGCCTCTCCAGAAAACGTCAACAAGAACTTTGGTCAATACACCGTCGACCCAGCTACCCGCTACCCAAACATCAACCCCCAACTCATCACACCCGCACAG GTGGGGCATCTAATATACACAGAAGAGAGTGGAGGTTCGGGTGCGGACCAGGAACCACGACCCCGATCCCCCTTGCCGAAGCTACTACGACAGG AGTCCTTCTCTCGCTCCAGTAAGCTTTTGTCATGGTGCCAGCAGCAGACGCAGGGTTACCGTGGCGTTGCGGTTAGCGACCTCACTACTTCCTGGAAGAGTGGCCTAGCTTTGTGTGCCCTCATCCACCACTATCGACCTGACCTCAT tGACGTTGACTCTCTAAaggaggatgagggggaggagaatatgaggttggggttggaggtgGCAGAGAAGGAGTTTGGCATCTCTCCTGTGATGACTGTCGAGGAGATGTCGTCTGTCAGTGAAACGGACACTCTCTGTATGGTCATGTACCTCAGCCAGTTTCACCAGCTCTTCAAGGACGCACTGCCCCCAAGCG AATCCCAGACTGAGAGCCCAGATGGGAGGGCTGCTGTGATTGgtcctgcctctctcctcagccGCCTGGGCCACAGCCCATCCCGCAAGCGCAACCCCAAG GAGCAGAAGGAGAAGGATGCggtggggaagaggaggaagaccagTCGGCCATGTCTGGAGGATGTGAGACAAGATCTCAGATTAGTGGACAGTTATGAG GAAGAGGCTGCCTTGTGCTCTGTGGGTGGAGCAAGCCAGAGCAGAGTGCGCTCGATGGCCAATCAGCTGCTGGCCAAGTTTGAGGAGAATGCCCCTTGCCCCTCCTCCACGCCAGCTGCAGTTCTCCGCAGACAG AAATACGTTCAGATGTACACAGGGGGAGTGAGCTCATTGGCTGAACAGATATCCTCTCAGCTTCAAAGTCAGGAGTCACCATCACCCCAGCACACTCCTGATAGGAAGGAATCA gcTGGCGTTCACTCTGTGTTGGCGGGGCCAGGGCCAGGGCCAGGGCCAGGAGGGGCCAGTGACGTGTGTTTCTTCTGCAGTAAGCGTGTGTACGTGATGGAGAGACTCAGTGCTGAGGGACTGTTCTTCCACCGGAGCTGCTTCCAGTGTGACCACTGCAGCTCCACTCTTCGCCTAGCCTCTTACGCCTACGACCGACCTAacg GGAAGTTCTACTGTAAGCCGCACTATGACCTCCGTCTGGTCGGGCCGGTCCAGAGGAAGAGACCAGCCCCTCCTACCTCCGACCAGCACCCAGCCCCCTACGAACGGACCCCCTCTCAGCGGACCCTCCTG GAGTccccagctgctctgtccactaACCCTCGCTCCTCAGTAACTGTGATGACAGCAGATCGCAGGTCCTCAG tggCGTCTCTGATTGGGAGTGGGTCCGGCTTGGTAAAGCttctatgtgtatgtgtgtgtgtgtatgtgtgcgtgtgtgtgctcagTGGCATCTCTGATTGA
- the LOC139534150 gene encoding protein-methionine sulfoxide oxidase mical3a-like isoform X3 has product MEFPGCPAAAGVAVGDEAEQAEKEGHAQVLFDEFVQASTCRTTLRAFNLLCEHLQLTHTHTQPQTYSATQPQRPFYHTLKERLSYWKANALWAKLDKRAAHHEYGKGRVCANTTCVIIGAGPCGLRTAVELGFLGARVVLLEKRDAFSRNNVLHLWPFTIHDLRGLGAKKFYGKFCAGAIDHISIRQLQLVLLKVALLLGVEVHVNVEFKGLVEPPADQEQQKVGWRVEVKPKSHPINQLQCDVVIGADGRRNTLPGFRRKEFRGKLAIAITANFMNRNTTAEAKVEEISGVAFIFNQRFFQELRDATGVDLENIVYYKDDTHYFVMTAKKQSLLEKGVILRDSADTETLLSRGNVDQNALLAYAREAADFSTNHQLPSLDFAMNHYGQPDVALFDFTCMYASENAALVRQRHGHHLLVTLVGDSLLEPFWPMGTGIARGFLAALDSAWMVRSWAQGLAPLDILAERESLYRLLPQASPENVNKNFGQYTVDPATRYPNINPQLITPAQVGHLIYTEESGGSGADQEPRPRSPLPKLLRQESFSRSSKLLSWCQQQTQGYRGVAVSDLTTSWKSGLALCALIHHYRPDLIDVDSLKEDEGEENMRLGLEVAEKEFGISPVMTVEEMSSVSETDTLCMVMYLSQFHQLFKDALPPSEC; this is encoded by the exons ATGGAGTTCCCAGGGTGCCCAGCTGCTGCCGGCGTTGCCGTGGGCGACGAGGCGGAGCAGGCGGAGAAGGAGGGCCACGCCCAGGTTCTATTTGATGAGTTTGTCCAGGCGTCTACCTGCAGAACGACACTCCGTGCCTTCAACCTGCTGTGTGAGCACcttcagctcacacacacacatactcagccACAGACATACTCCGCAACGCAGCCGCAGAGGCCTTTCTACCACACCCTCAAAGAACGCCTCAGCTACTGGAAGGCAAACGCACTGTGGGCCAAACTGGACAAACGGGCGGCCCACCACGAATACGGGAAGGGCCGTGTCTGTGCCAACACCACG TGTGTGATCATCGGGGCGGGGCCATGTGGTCTGCGTACAGCAGTAGAGCTGGGGTTCCTGGGGGCCAGAGTGGtgctgctggagaagagagatgcCTTCTCCAGGAACAACGTCCTTCACCTCTGGCCTTTCACCATCCACGACCTCAGGGGCCTCGGGGCCAAAAAGTTCTACGGCAAGTTCTGTGCTGGAGCCATTGACCACATCA GTATACGGCAGTTACAGTTGGTGTTATTAAAGGTGGCTCTGTTGCTGGGGGTGGAAGTCCATGTCAACGTAGAGTTCAAGGGACTGGTGGAGCCACCTGCGGACCAGGAGCAACAGA agGTAGGCTGGAGGGTGGAGGTGAAACCCAAGTCTCACCCTATTAACCAACTGCAGTGTGATGTGGTGATCGGAGCTGATGGACGAcggaacacactgccag GGTTCAGGCGTAAGGAGTTCCGTGGCAAGCTGGCCATTGCCATCACAGCTAACTTCATGAACCGTAACACCACGGCTGAGGCCAAGGTGGAGGAGATCAGCGGAGTGGCCTTCATCTTTAACCAGAGGTTCTTTCAGGAGCTACGGGACGCCACGGGAGTGGACCTGGAGAATATAGTGTACTACAAGGACGACACGCACTACTTTGTGATGACGGCTAAGAAGCAGAGTCTGCTGGAGAAAGGAGTCATTCTGCGG GACTCTGCAGACACAGAAACACTTCTCTCACGGGGAAACGTGGACCAGAATGCGCTGCTGGCCTACGCCCGCGAGGCGGCGGACTTCTCCACCAATCACCAGCTGCCGTCCCTGGACTTTGCCATGAACCACTACGGGCAGCCTGATGTTGCCTTGTTTGACTTCACCTGTATGTACGCGTCAGAGAACGCTGCACtggtcagacagagacatggacaccATCTGCTGGTCACACTGGTGGGAGACAGCCTTCTGGAG CCGTTCTGGCCCATGGGGACAGGTATAGCACGGGGGTTCCTGGCAGCATTGGATTCTGCCTGGATGGTACGGAGCTGGGCTCAAGGCCTCGCCCCCCTGGACATACTTGCTGAAAG AGAGAGTCTGTATCGCCTCCTTCCTCAGGCCTCTCCAGAAAACGTCAACAAGAACTTTGGTCAATACACCGTCGACCCAGCTACCCGCTACCCAAACATCAACCCCCAACTCATCACACCCGCACAG GTGGGGCATCTAATATACACAGAAGAGAGTGGAGGTTCGGGTGCGGACCAGGAACCACGACCCCGATCCCCCTTGCCGAAGCTACTACGACAGG AGTCCTTCTCTCGCTCCAGTAAGCTTTTGTCATGGTGCCAGCAGCAGACGCAGGGTTACCGTGGCGTTGCGGTTAGCGACCTCACTACTTCCTGGAAGAGTGGCCTAGCTTTGTGTGCCCTCATCCACCACTATCGACCTGACCTCAT tGACGTTGACTCTCTAAaggaggatgagggggaggagaatatgaggttggggttggaggtgGCAGAGAAGGAGTTTGGCATCTCTCCTGTGATGACTGTCGAGGAGATGTCGTCTGTCAGTGAAACGGACACTCTCTGTATGGTCATGTACCTCAGCCAGTTTCACCAGCTCTTCAAGGACGCACTGCCCCCAAGCG AATGCTGA